One region of Enterobacter ludwigii genomic DNA includes:
- the nrdG gene encoding anaerobic ribonucleoside-triphosphate reductase-activating protein: MNYHQYYPVDIVNGPGTRCTLFVSGCVHECPGCYNKSTWRLNSGMLFTTEMEDRIINDLNDTRINRQGISLSGGDPLHPQNVPEILKLVKRIRRECTGKDIWVWTGYKLDELNAQQMEVVDLINVLVDGKFVQDLKDPALIWRGSSNQVVHHLR; the protein is encoded by the coding sequence ATGAATTATCATCAATATTATCCCGTCGACATCGTCAACGGTCCCGGCACCCGCTGCACCCTGTTCGTCTCAGGCTGCGTCCACGAATGCCCCGGCTGCTACAACAAAAGCACCTGGCGCCTCAATTCCGGTATGCTGTTCACCACCGAGATGGAAGACCGGATCATTAACGATCTCAACGACACGCGCATCAACCGCCAGGGGATTTCACTCTCCGGTGGTGACCCGCTCCACCCGCAAAACGTGCCGGAAATCCTGAAGCTGGTTAAACGCATTCGCCGCGAATGTACGGGAAAAGATATCTGGGTCTGGACAGGCTACAAGCTGGATGAGCTGAACGCGCAGCAAATGGAAGTGGTGGATCTGATTAACGTGCTGGTCGACGGCAAATTCGTGCAGGATTTAAAAGACCCGGCGCTGATCTGGCGCGGCAGCAGCAATCAGGTTGTGCATCATCTGCGGTGA
- the mgtA gene encoding magnesium-translocating P-type ATPase, translating into MLKNITRQLQALLSRHLPHRLVQRDPLPNAKNMAGAAIPASLTERCLNVAAMDENEVWRAFGGHPEGLNAAEVEKIRAVHGDNQIPAQKPSPWWVHLWLCYRNPFNLLLTVLGIISYATEDLFAAGVIALMVGISTLLNFIQEARSTKAADALKAMVSNTATVSRVINDLGENAWVELPIDQLVPGDLVKLAAGDMIPADLRIIQARDLFVAQASLTGESLPVEKVARSRDPQQMNPLECDTLCFMGTTVVSGTAQAIVTATGGNTWFGQLAGRVSEQESEPNAFQKGIGRVSMLLIRFMMVMTPIVLLINGYTKGDWWEAALFALSVAVGLTPEMLPMIVTSTLARGAVKLSKQKVIVKHLDAIQNFGAMDILCTDKTGTLTQDKIVLENHTDISGKTSERVLHSAWLNSHYQTGLKNLLDVAVLEGVDEESARTLSGRWQKVDEIPFDFERRRMSVVVSEQADVHQLICKGALQEILNVSTQVRYNGDIVPLDDTMLRRIKRVTDNLNRQGLRVVAVASKFLPAREGDYQRIDESDLILEGYIAFLDPPKETTAPALKALKASGITVKILTGDSELVAAKVCHEVGLDAGDVVVGSDIEHLSDDELAKLAQHTTLFARLTPMHKERIVTLLRREGHVVGFMGDGINDAPALRAADIGISVDGAVDIAREAADIILLEKSLMVLEEGVIEGRRTFANMLKYIKMTASSNFGNVFSVLVASAFLPFLPMLPLHLLIQNLMYDVSQVAIPFDNVDDEQIQKPQRWNPADLGRFMLFFGPISSIFDILTFCLMWFVFHANTPEHQTLFQSGWFVVGLLSQTLIVHMIRTRRIPFIQSRAAWPLIVMTGIVMALGIALPFSPLASYLQLQALPLSYFPWLVAILAGYMVLTQMVKGFYSRRYGWQ; encoded by the coding sequence ATGTTGAAAAATATTACCCGGCAACTACAGGCCCTGTTAAGCCGCCACCTGCCACATCGCCTGGTTCAGCGCGACCCGCTGCCCAATGCCAAAAACATGGCCGGCGCGGCGATCCCCGCTTCTCTGACCGAGCGCTGCCTGAATGTGGCAGCAATGGATGAAAACGAAGTCTGGCGCGCCTTCGGCGGACACCCGGAAGGGCTGAATGCGGCCGAAGTGGAAAAAATCCGCGCCGTGCATGGCGATAACCAGATCCCGGCGCAAAAACCGTCTCCGTGGTGGGTGCATCTGTGGCTCTGCTACCGCAACCCTTTCAACCTCCTGCTGACCGTGCTCGGCATCATCTCTTATGCCACGGAAGATCTGTTTGCCGCAGGCGTGATTGCCCTGATGGTGGGGATCTCCACGCTGCTGAATTTTATTCAGGAAGCCCGTTCCACCAAAGCGGCGGATGCCCTGAAGGCGATGGTCAGCAACACCGCGACAGTCTCGCGCGTGATTAACGATCTCGGCGAAAACGCCTGGGTGGAACTGCCCATCGACCAGCTGGTGCCGGGCGATCTGGTGAAGCTTGCCGCAGGGGATATGATCCCGGCGGATTTACGCATCATCCAGGCACGCGATCTGTTCGTCGCGCAGGCCTCCCTGACCGGGGAATCCCTGCCGGTAGAAAAGGTGGCGCGCAGCCGCGACCCACAGCAGATGAACCCGCTCGAGTGCGATACCCTATGCTTTATGGGCACCACGGTGGTGAGCGGCACCGCGCAGGCGATTGTCACCGCTACCGGGGGCAACACCTGGTTTGGTCAGCTTGCCGGGCGCGTCAGCGAGCAGGAGAGTGAACCCAATGCCTTCCAGAAAGGGATTGGTCGCGTCAGCATGCTGCTGATCCGCTTTATGATGGTGATGACGCCGATCGTACTGCTGATCAACGGCTATACCAAAGGCGACTGGTGGGAAGCGGCGCTGTTTGCGCTCTCCGTGGCCGTCGGCTTAACGCCGGAAATGCTGCCGATGATTGTGACCTCTACGCTGGCGCGTGGGGCGGTGAAGCTCTCTAAACAGAAAGTGATCGTTAAACACCTCGACGCCATTCAAAACTTTGGCGCGATGGACATTCTCTGCACCGATAAAACCGGCACCCTGACGCAGGACAAAATCGTGCTGGAGAACCACACCGATATCTCCGGCAAAACCAGCGAGCGTGTCCTGCACAGCGCGTGGCTGAACAGCCACTATCAGACCGGGCTGAAAAACCTGCTCGACGTCGCGGTGCTGGAAGGGGTGGATGAAGAGTCTGCCCGCACGCTCTCCGGCCGCTGGCAGAAGGTGGATGAGATCCCGTTCGACTTCGAGCGCCGCCGTATGTCGGTGGTGGTGAGCGAGCAGGCGGATGTCCATCAGCTGATCTGCAAAGGTGCGCTGCAGGAGATCCTGAATGTGTCAACGCAGGTGCGCTATAACGGTGATATCGTGCCGCTGGACGACACCATGCTGCGCCGCATCAAGCGCGTCACCGACAACCTGAACCGCCAGGGGCTGCGCGTGGTGGCGGTGGCGAGCAAGTTCCTGCCAGCCCGCGAGGGGGATTATCAGCGTATTGACGAATCCGATCTGATCCTCGAGGGCTACATCGCCTTCCTCGATCCGCCGAAAGAGACCACCGCACCGGCGCTGAAAGCGCTGAAGGCGAGCGGGATTACCGTGAAAATCCTCACCGGGGACAGCGAACTGGTGGCGGCGAAAGTGTGCCACGAAGTGGGGCTGGACGCGGGTGATGTGGTGGTGGGGAGCGATATTGAGCATCTCTCCGACGACGAACTGGCAAAACTGGCGCAGCACACCACGCTGTTTGCCCGCCTGACGCCGATGCACAAAGAACGTATTGTCACCCTGCTGCGTCGTGAAGGTCACGTGGTAGGCTTTATGGGCGATGGCATCAACGATGCACCCGCCCTGCGAGCAGCGGATATTGGCATCTCCGTGGATGGTGCGGTGGATATTGCCCGTGAAGCGGCCGACATCATTCTGCTGGAAAAGAGCCTGATGGTGCTGGAGGAAGGGGTTATCGAAGGGCGTCGTACTTTTGCGAATATGCTCAAGTACATCAAAATGACCGCCAGCTCCAACTTCGGAAACGTCTTCAGCGTGCTGGTGGCGAGTGCATTTTTGCCGTTCCTGCCAATGTTGCCGCTGCATCTGCTGATCCAAAACCTGATGTACGATGTGTCTCAGGTGGCGATCCCGTTTGATAACGTGGACGACGAGCAGATCCAGAAGCCACAGCGCTGGAACCCGGCCGATCTGGGGCGCTTTATGCTGTTCTTTGGCCCGATCAGCTCCATCTTTGACATCCTGACCTTCTGCCTGATGTGGTTTGTGTTCCATGCCAACACGCCGGAACACCAGACGCTGTTCCAGTCTGGCTGGTTTGTGGTGGGCCTGCTGTCGCAGACGCTGATTGTGCATATGATCCGCACCCGCCGCATTCCGTTCATCCAGAGCCGTGCCGCGTGGCCGCTGATTGTGATGACGGGGATTGTGATGGCGCTTGGGATCGCGCTGCCGTTCTCGCCGCTGGCGAGCTACCTGCAGCTGCAGGCGCTGCCGCTGAGCTACTTCCCATGGCTGGTGGCGATCCTTGCGGGTTACATGGTACTGACGCAGATGGTGAAAGGATTCTACAGCCGTCGGTATGGATGGCAGTAA
- the nrdD gene encoding anaerobic ribonucleoside-triphosphate reductase — protein sequence MTPHVMKRDGCKVPFKSERIQEAILRAAKAAGVDDADYCATVAEVVSSQMNERNQVDINEIQTAVENQLMAGPYKQLARAYIEYRHDRDVEREKRGRLNQEIRGLVEQTNSALLNENANKDSKVIPTQRDLLAGIVAKHYARQHLLPRDVVSAHERGEIHYHDLDYSPFFPMFNCMLIDLKGMLTHGFKMGNAEIEPPKSISTATAVTAQIIAQVASHIYGGTTINRIDEVLAPFVTASFNKHRKTAEEWQIPDADGYAHSRTEKECYDAFQSLEYEVNTLHTANGQTPFVTFGFGLGTSWESRLIQQSILRNRISGLGKNRKTAVFPKLVFAIRDGLNHKFGDPNYDIKQLALECASKRMYPDILNYDQVVKVTGSFKTPMGCRSFLGVYEDENGEQIHDGRNNLGVISLNLPRIALEAKGNEAEFWKLLDERLQLARKALMTRIARLEGVKARVAPILYMEGACGVRLKADDDVSEIFKNGRASISLGYIGIHETINALAGGTHMYDSEALREKGIAIVQRLRDAVDQWKEETGYGFSLYSTPSENLCDRFCRLDTAEFGIVEGVTDKGYYTNSFHLDVEKKVNPYDKIDFEAAYPPIASGGFICYGEYPNIQHNLKALEDVWDYSYRHVPYYGTNTPIDECYECGFTGEFECTSKGFTCPKCGNHDAARVSVTRRVCGYLGSPDARPFNAGKQEEVKRRVKHLGNGQIG from the coding sequence ATGACACCGCATGTGATGAAACGTGATGGCTGTAAAGTGCCGTTTAAATCAGAGCGCATCCAGGAAGCCATTCTGCGTGCAGCTAAAGCAGCGGGAGTCGATGACGCAGATTACTGCGCCACCGTCGCAGAAGTCGTTAGCAGCCAGATGAATGAACGCAACCAGGTGGATATCAACGAGATCCAGACCGCGGTTGAGAACCAGCTGATGGCGGGTCCTTACAAGCAGTTAGCCCGTGCCTACATTGAATACCGTCACGATCGTGACGTTGAGCGTGAGAAGCGCGGCCGTCTAAACCAGGAGATCCGTGGCCTGGTAGAGCAGACCAACTCCGCCCTACTGAATGAAAACGCCAACAAAGACAGTAAAGTGATCCCGACCCAGCGCGACCTGCTGGCCGGTATCGTCGCTAAACACTATGCCCGCCAGCACCTGCTGCCGCGCGATGTGGTGTCGGCGCACGAGCGCGGTGAGATCCACTATCACGATCTCGACTACTCGCCATTCTTCCCGATGTTCAACTGCATGCTGATCGACCTGAAAGGCATGCTGACCCACGGTTTTAAAATGGGTAACGCCGAGATTGAACCGCCAAAATCAATCTCCACGGCCACGGCGGTCACGGCGCAGATTATCGCCCAGGTCGCCAGCCACATTTACGGCGGCACCACCATTAACCGCATTGATGAAGTGCTGGCTCCGTTCGTGACGGCAAGCTTCAACAAGCATCGTAAAACGGCCGAAGAGTGGCAGATCCCGGACGCGGACGGCTACGCCCATTCCCGCACCGAGAAAGAGTGCTACGACGCCTTCCAGTCGCTGGAATATGAGGTGAACACGCTGCACACCGCCAACGGCCAGACGCCGTTTGTCACGTTCGGTTTTGGCCTGGGCACCAGCTGGGAATCGCGCCTGATTCAGCAGTCGATCCTGCGCAACCGTATTTCCGGCCTCGGCAAAAACCGCAAAACCGCCGTTTTCCCGAAACTGGTGTTCGCCATCCGCGACGGTCTCAACCATAAGTTTGGCGATCCGAACTACGACATCAAACAGCTGGCGCTGGAGTGCGCGAGCAAACGTATGTATCCGGACATCCTGAACTACGATCAGGTCGTTAAAGTCACCGGTTCGTTTAAAACGCCAATGGGCTGCCGCAGCTTCCTCGGCGTCTACGAAGATGAAAACGGCGAGCAGATCCACGACGGGCGCAACAATCTCGGCGTCATCAGCCTGAACCTGCCGCGCATCGCGCTGGAAGCCAAAGGCAATGAGGCTGAGTTCTGGAAATTGCTGGACGAGCGCCTGCAGCTGGCGCGCAAAGCGTTGATGACCCGCATTGCGCGTCTGGAAGGGGTCAAAGCCCGCGTGGCGCCAATCCTCTACATGGAAGGGGCCTGTGGCGTGCGTCTGAAAGCGGACGATGACGTGTCTGAGATCTTCAAAAATGGTCGTGCGTCGATTTCGCTGGGCTATATCGGCATTCACGAGACCATCAACGCATTGGCTGGCGGCACGCATATGTATGACAGCGAAGCCCTGCGTGAGAAAGGCATCGCCATCGTTCAGCGCCTGCGCGACGCCGTTGATCAGTGGAAAGAGGAAACCGGCTACGGCTTCAGCCTGTACAGTACGCCGAGCGAAAACCTCTGCGACCGTTTCTGCCGTCTGGACACCGCCGAGTTCGGGATTGTGGAAGGGGTTACCGACAAAGGTTACTACACCAACAGCTTCCACCTCGACGTGGAGAAGAAGGTGAACCCGTACGACAAGATCGACTTTGAAGCGGCGTACCCGCCGATCGCCAGCGGCGGCTTTATCTGCTATGGCGAGTACCCAAACATTCAGCATAACCTGAAAGCGCTGGAAGACGTGTGGGATTACAGCTATCGGCACGTGCCGTATTACGGGACCAACACGCCAATCGACGAGTGTTACGAGTGCGGATTTACCGGTGAGTTTGAGTGCACCAGCAAAGGCTTCACCTGCCCGAAATGCGGCAACCACGATGCGGCTCGCGTCTCTGTGACCCGCCGCGTGTGCGGCTATCTCGGCAGCCCGGATGCGCGTCCGTTCAACGCCGGCAAGCAGGAAGAGGTGAAGCGCCGCGTGAAGCATTTGGGGAATGGGCAGATCGGGTAA
- a CDS encoding type II toxin-antitoxin system RelB/DinJ family antitoxin, with protein sequence MATLNVRLDDKLKNEAYAVLEKLNITPTEAVRLLFQYVAETGRMPVKTVTISDNEEELIQAVRERLANPQKGIKVSLDDL encoded by the coding sequence ATGGCCACGCTGAACGTCCGTCTGGATGACAAACTCAAAAACGAGGCTTATGCCGTGCTGGAAAAACTCAATATCACCCCAACGGAAGCCGTGCGATTACTGTTTCAGTACGTCGCGGAGACGGGACGTATGCCGGTGAAAACGGTCACCATTAGCGACAATGAAGAAGAACTGATACAGGCAGTCCGGGAGCGGCTGGCTAATCCGCAAAAGGGAATTAAGGTTAGTCTGGATGACTTATGA
- the treB gene encoding PTS trehalose transporter subunit IIBC yields the protein MSKVKQADIDRLIVLVGGRENIATVSHCITRLRFVLNDPAKANPKAIEELSMVKGCFTNAGQFQVVIGTEVGDYYQALLATTGHSSADKEQAKKAARQNMKWHEQLISHFAEIFFPLLPALISGGLILGFRNVIGDVPMSDGKTLAQMYPALKTVYDFLWLIGEAIFFYLPVGICWSAVRKMGGTPILGIVLGVTLVSPQLMNAYLLGQQVPEVWNFGLFTIAKVGYQAQVIPALLAGLALGFIETRLKRIVPDYLYLVVVPVCSLIIAVFLAHAFIGPFGRMIGDGVAFAVRHLMTGSFAPIGAALFGFLYAPLVITGVHQTTLAIDMQMIQSLGGTPVWPIIALSNIAQASAVTGIILVSRKHNEREISVPAAISAYLGVTEPAMYGINLKYRFPMLCAMIGSGLAGLVCGLNGVMANGIGVGGLPGILSIQPAFWQVFALAMAIAIIVPMALTTVVYQRKFRQGSLQIV from the coding sequence ATGAGTAAAGTCAAACAAGCAGATATCGATCGGCTGATCGTCCTGGTCGGCGGGCGCGAAAACATCGCAACCGTCAGCCATTGCATTACCCGCCTGCGTTTCGTGCTGAACGATCCGGCCAAAGCCAACCCGAAAGCCATTGAAGAACTCTCAATGGTTAAAGGCTGCTTCACCAACGCCGGTCAGTTCCAGGTCGTTATAGGTACCGAAGTGGGCGATTACTATCAGGCGCTGCTGGCGACTACCGGGCACTCTTCTGCCGATAAAGAGCAGGCAAAGAAAGCCGCGCGCCAGAACATGAAGTGGCACGAGCAGCTGATTTCCCACTTCGCGGAAATCTTCTTCCCACTGCTGCCAGCGCTGATCAGCGGCGGCTTAATTTTAGGCTTCCGTAACGTCATCGGTGATGTGCCGATGAGCGACGGCAAAACCCTGGCGCAGATGTACCCGGCGCTGAAAACCGTTTACGACTTCCTGTGGCTGATTGGCGAAGCGATCTTCTTCTACCTGCCGGTCGGGATCTGCTGGTCCGCCGTGCGCAAAATGGGCGGCACGCCAATTCTGGGTATCGTACTGGGCGTCACGCTGGTCTCTCCACAGTTAATGAACGCTTACTTACTTGGTCAGCAGGTGCCGGAGGTGTGGAACTTTGGTCTGTTTACCATCGCTAAAGTGGGCTATCAGGCGCAGGTTATTCCGGCGTTGCTGGCAGGTCTGGCGCTGGGCTTCATTGAGACTCGCTTAAAACGCATCGTCCCGGATTACCTTTATCTGGTGGTGGTTCCGGTTTGCTCACTGATTATTGCCGTATTCCTGGCGCATGCCTTTATCGGTCCGTTTGGCCGCATGATCGGCGACGGCGTGGCCTTCGCGGTTCGTCACCTGATGACCGGCAGCTTCGCGCCGATTGGTGCCGCGCTGTTTGGCTTCCTGTACGCCCCGCTGGTGATCACCGGCGTGCACCAGACCACCCTGGCCATTGATATGCAGATGATTCAGAGCCTTGGCGGTACGCCGGTCTGGCCGATTATCGCCCTGTCTAACATCGCACAGGCGTCTGCGGTAACCGGCATTATTCTGGTCAGCCGTAAACATAACGAGCGTGAAATCTCCGTTCCGGCTGCCATCTCCGCCTACCTCGGCGTGACCGAGCCGGCGATGTACGGTATCAACCTGAAATACCGTTTCCCGATGCTCTGCGCGATGATCGGTTCCGGTCTGGCAGGGCTGGTGTGCGGTCTGAACGGCGTAATGGCGAACGGTATCGGTGTTGGCGGTCTGCCGGGCATTCTCTCCATCCAGCCCGCTTTCTGGCAGGTGTTTGCCCTGGCGATGGCCATCGCGATTATCGTCCCAATGGCGCTCACCACCGTGGTTTACCAGCGTAAGTTCCGTCAGGGCTCGCTGCAGATTGTTTAA
- the treC gene encoding alpha,alpha-phosphotrehalase: MNTLPHWWQNGVIYQIYPKSFQDTTGSGTGDLRGVTQRLDYLKTLGIDAIWLTPFYISPQVDNGYDVANYTAIDPAYGTLDDFDELVARAHERGIRIVLDMVFNHTSTQHAWFRESLNKESPYRQFYIWRDGTPEQLPNNWRSKFGGNAWRWHAESEQYYLHLFAPEQADLNWENPEVRAELKKVCEFWADRGVDGLRLDVINLISKDQDFPNDETGDGRRFYTDGPRIHEYLREMSRDVFTPRNLMTVGEMSSTSLENCQQYASLDGSELSMTFNFHHLKVDYPGGEKWTKAKPDFVALKTLFRHWQQGMHNKAWNALFWCNHDQPRIVSRFGDEGEYRVQAAKMLGMVLHGMQGTPYIYQGEELGMTNPHFSRITDYRDVESLNMFAELRASERDPDELLAILASKSRDNGRTPMQWDASHNAGFTEGEPWIGVCDNYETVNARAALDDPDSVFYTYQSLISLRKTLPVLTWGDYEDLLPEHPSLWCYRRQWQGKTLIVVANLSGESQTWQNDALSGEWQPVMSNYAAPQTTSLRPFEAVWWLQP; encoded by the coding sequence ATGAATACCCTTCCTCACTGGTGGCAGAACGGCGTCATCTATCAGATCTATCCAAAGAGTTTCCAGGACACCACTGGCAGCGGCACCGGTGATTTACGCGGCGTGACGCAGCGTCTGGACTACCTGAAAACCCTCGGTATCGACGCCATCTGGCTGACGCCGTTTTATATCTCCCCGCAGGTGGATAACGGCTACGACGTGGCGAATTACACCGCCATCGATCCCGCCTACGGCACTCTGGATGATTTTGATGAACTGGTCGCCAGGGCGCATGAGCGCGGCATTCGCATCGTGCTGGATATGGTGTTTAACCATACATCAACGCAGCATGCCTGGTTCCGCGAATCACTGAATAAAGAGAGTCCGTACCGCCAGTTTTATATCTGGCGCGACGGCACGCCGGAGCAGCTTCCCAACAACTGGCGCTCCAAGTTTGGCGGCAACGCCTGGCGCTGGCACGCCGAGAGCGAACAGTACTACCTGCACCTCTTTGCTCCGGAGCAGGCGGATCTCAACTGGGAAAACCCTGAAGTGCGCGCCGAGCTGAAAAAGGTGTGCGAATTCTGGGCCGATCGCGGCGTGGACGGCTTACGTCTCGACGTGATTAACCTGATCTCAAAAGATCAGGATTTCCCGAATGACGAGACGGGTGATGGCCGCCGTTTCTACACAGACGGGCCGCGCATTCACGAATATCTGCGGGAGATGAGCCGCGACGTCTTTACGCCGCGCAACCTGATGACGGTGGGCGAGATGTCCTCGACCTCGCTGGAAAACTGCCAGCAGTACGCCTCTCTTGATGGCAGTGAATTGTCGATGACCTTTAACTTCCACCACCTGAAGGTGGATTATCCCGGCGGCGAAAAGTGGACGAAGGCGAAACCGGACTTCGTGGCGCTAAAAACCCTCTTCCGCCACTGGCAGCAGGGCATGCACAACAAAGCCTGGAACGCGCTGTTCTGGTGTAACCACGACCAGCCGCGCATCGTGTCGCGCTTTGGTGACGAAGGGGAATACCGCGTTCAGGCCGCGAAGATGCTCGGCATGGTGCTGCACGGCATGCAAGGTACGCCCTATATCTATCAGGGTGAAGAACTTGGCATGACCAACCCGCACTTCAGCCGCATCACCGATTACCGTGACGTGGAAAGCCTGAACATGTTCGCCGAACTGCGGGCCAGCGAGCGCGATCCGGACGAATTACTGGCGATTCTGGCGAGTAAATCCCGCGATAACGGCCGCACGCCAATGCAGTGGGACGCTTCGCACAATGCGGGCTTCACCGAAGGTGAGCCGTGGATTGGCGTTTGCGACAACTACGAGACGGTAAACGCCCGCGCCGCGCTGGACGACCCGGATTCGGTGTTTTACACCTATCAGTCGTTGATTAGCCTGCGTAAAACCCTGCCGGTACTGACGTGGGGGGATTATGAGGATCTCCTGCCAGAACATCCTTCTCTGTGGTGCTACCGTCGTCAGTGGCAGGGAAAGACGCTGATTGTGGTGGCGAACCTCAGCGGCGAGAGCCAGACATGGCAGAATGACGCCCTCAGTGGCGAATGGCAGCCAGTAATGAGCAACTATGCCGCGCCACAAACCACCAGCCTACGTCCGTTTGAAGCCGTCTGGTGGCTGCAACCGTAA
- a CDS encoding type II toxin-antitoxin system RelE/ParE family toxin produces the protein MTYELAFDPRALKEWSKLGETVKDQFKKKLADVLVNPRVESARLHGLPDCYKIKLRSQGYRLVYQVQENVVTVFVIAIGKREKAAVYHDANKRL, from the coding sequence ATGACTTATGAACTGGCATTTGATCCGAGGGCGTTAAAGGAATGGAGCAAGCTGGGGGAGACTGTAAAAGACCAGTTTAAGAAGAAACTAGCGGACGTATTGGTGAACCCAAGGGTCGAATCGGCCCGCCTGCATGGTCTACCGGATTGCTACAAAATAAAACTCAGATCCCAGGGTTATCGTTTGGTCTATCAGGTTCAGGAAAACGTTGTAACGGTATTTGTTATCGCTATCGGTAAGAGAGAGAAAGCAGCCGTTTATCATGATGCAAACAAACGGCTCTAA
- the treR gene encoding trehalose operon repressor TreR — MQNRLTIKDIARLSGVGKSTVSRVLNNESGVSERTRERVEAVMNQHGFSPSRSARAMRGQSDKVVAIIVSRLDSLSENLAVQTMLPAFYEQGYDPIMMESQFSPQLVEEHLGMLQRRNIDGVVLFGFTGIQEEILKPWQPSLVLLARDANGFASVCYDDEGAIITLMQRLFDKGHRHISFLGVPHADVTTGKRRHEAYLAFCKKHNLSAVASLPGLGMKQGYEQVASVLTPQTTALVCATDTLALGASKYLQEQRIDDLQVASVGSTPLMKFLHPEIITVDPGYAESGRQAATQLIEQINGRTEPRQIVIPAHLS; from the coding sequence ATGCAGAACCGCCTTACGATTAAAGACATCGCGCGTTTAAGCGGCGTGGGGAAATCCACCGTGTCGCGCGTGCTGAACAACGAAAGTGGCGTCAGCGAGCGTACTCGCGAGCGCGTTGAGGCGGTGATGAATCAGCACGGTTTTTCCCCTTCCCGCTCTGCGCGTGCCATGCGGGGACAGAGTGACAAGGTGGTGGCCATCATTGTTTCGCGTCTGGATTCGCTGTCGGAAAATCTCGCCGTTCAGACCATGCTGCCCGCCTTCTATGAACAAGGCTATGATCCGATCATGATGGAGAGCCAGTTCTCTCCCCAACTGGTTGAAGAGCATCTGGGGATGCTTCAGCGACGCAACATTGACGGCGTGGTGCTGTTTGGTTTTACCGGCATTCAGGAAGAGATACTGAAACCCTGGCAGCCTTCGCTGGTGCTGCTGGCGCGCGATGCCAACGGTTTTGCCTCCGTTTGTTATGACGACGAAGGCGCGATTATCACCCTGATGCAGCGACTATTCGATAAAGGTCATCGCCACATTAGTTTCCTCGGCGTGCCGCACGCGGACGTCACTACTGGCAAGCGTCGCCACGAAGCCTACCTGGCATTTTGCAAAAAGCACAACCTCTCTGCCGTGGCCTCCCTGCCGGGGCTGGGGATGAAGCAGGGCTACGAGCAGGTCGCCAGCGTCCTGACACCGCAGACCACCGCGCTGGTGTGTGCCACGGATACCCTGGCGCTGGGTGCGAGCAAATATTTGCAGGAACAACGCATCGACGATCTGCAGGTCGCGAGCGTCGGCAGCACGCCGCTGATGAAGTTTTTGCACCCGGAAATTATTACAGTCGACCCGGGCTACGCCGAGTCCGGCAGACAGGCCGCCACACAGCTGATCGAGCAGATCAACGGGCGAACTGAGCCGCGCCAGATCGTTATTCCTGCCCACCTCTCTTAA